One window of the Corvus moneduloides isolate bCorMon1 chromosome 10, bCorMon1.pri, whole genome shotgun sequence genome contains the following:
- the LOC116448521 gene encoding D-beta-hydroxybutyrate dehydrogenase, mitochondrial-like isoform X2, whose product MRSGAGLLLALGVAGVLLLRFLVLLPRRARRALPEENGDGARELKNMKSDRMKVLQMDVCSDQEVAQAADFVKRTLKDPEEGLWGLVNNAGISTFGEVEFASLDNYKTVAEVNLWGTVRVTKAFLPLIRRAKGRVVNITSMLGRMVSPSRSCYCISKFGVAAFSDCLRQEMYRWGVHVILIEPSNFVAATGILTAAGIDRQAEALWSGATDTVREDYGSEYFTRHVAMMKSFVNSGLKDMSLVLNDITEALTSPCPKNRYNPMETYWWVRLQVMTHLPTAIADWLYIPGATL is encoded by the exons ATGCGGAGTGGCgcggggctgctgctggcgctGGGCGTCGCGGGGGTGCTGCTCCTCCGCTTCCTCGTCCTCCTGCCGCGGCGGGCTCGCCGCGCCCTGCCC GAGGAGAATGGAGATGGAGCCAGGGAGCTGAAGAACATGAAGTCAGACCGGATGAAAGTGCTACAGATGGATGTGTGCAGTGATCAGGAAGTGGCTCAGGCTGCTGATTTTGTGAAGAGGACCCTGAAGGATCCAGAGGAAG gtcTGTGGGGCCTTGTGAATAATGCTGGCATCTCAACCTTCGGAGAGGTGGAATTTGCAAGTTTAGACAACTACAAGACGGTGGCAGAGGTCAATCTATGGGGCACTGTGAGGGTGACAAAGGCTTTCCTGCCCCTCATTCGCAGAGCTAAAG GCCGTGTGGTGAATATCACGAGCATGTTGGGACGCATGGTGAGTCCATCTCGCTCCTGCTACTGCATTTCCAAGTTTGGGGTGGCAGCCTTCTCAGACTGCCTGAGGCAGGAGATGTACCGCTGGGGGGTCCACGTCATCCTCATCGAGCCCAGTAACTTTGTGGCAGCCACCGGCATCCTGACGGCAGCTGGCATCGACCGGCAGGCCGAGGCTCTGTGGAGTGGGGCCACGGACACGGTGCGGGAGGACTACGGCAGCGAGTATTTCACTCGCCATGTGGCCATGATGAAGTCCTTCGTGAACAGTGGCCTGAAGGACATGTCTCTGGTCTTGAATGACATCACCGAAGCGCTGACGTCCCCGTGCCCGAAGAACCGTTATAACCCCATGGAGACCTACTGGTGGGTGAGGCTGCAGGTCATGACCCACCTGCCCACGGCCATTGCCGACTGGCTTTACATCCCCGGAGCCACCCTGTAG
- the LOC116448521 gene encoding D-beta-hydroxybutyrate dehydrogenase, mitochondrial-like isoform X1 translates to MRSGAGLLLALGVAGVLLLRFLVLLPRRARRALPAEGKAVLITGCDKGFGHALAKCLHAKGFTVFAGCLLMEENGDGARELKNMKSDRMKVLQMDVCSDQEVAQAADFVKRTLKDPEEGLWGLVNNAGISTFGEVEFASLDNYKTVAEVNLWGTVRVTKAFLPLIRRAKGRVVNITSMLGRMVSPSRSCYCISKFGVAAFSDCLRQEMYRWGVHVILIEPSNFVAATGILTAAGIDRQAEALWSGATDTVREDYGSEYFTRHVAMMKSFVNSGLKDMSLVLNDITEALTSPCPKNRYNPMETYWWVRLQVMTHLPTAIADWLYIPGATL, encoded by the exons ATGCGGAGTGGCgcggggctgctgctggcgctGGGCGTCGCGGGGGTGCTGCTCCTCCGCTTCCTCGTCCTCCTGCCGCGGCGGGCTCGCCGCGCCCTGCCC GCTGAAGGGAAGGCGGTGCTAATAACAGGCTGTGACAAAGGTTTTGGACATGCCTTGGCAAAATGCCTTCATGCAAAGGGATTTACTGTTTTTGCTGGATGCTTGCTCATG GAGGAGAATGGAGATGGAGCCAGGGAGCTGAAGAACATGAAGTCAGACCGGATGAAAGTGCTACAGATGGATGTGTGCAGTGATCAGGAAGTGGCTCAGGCTGCTGATTTTGTGAAGAGGACCCTGAAGGATCCAGAGGAAG gtcTGTGGGGCCTTGTGAATAATGCTGGCATCTCAACCTTCGGAGAGGTGGAATTTGCAAGTTTAGACAACTACAAGACGGTGGCAGAGGTCAATCTATGGGGCACTGTGAGGGTGACAAAGGCTTTCCTGCCCCTCATTCGCAGAGCTAAAG GCCGTGTGGTGAATATCACGAGCATGTTGGGACGCATGGTGAGTCCATCTCGCTCCTGCTACTGCATTTCCAAGTTTGGGGTGGCAGCCTTCTCAGACTGCCTGAGGCAGGAGATGTACCGCTGGGGGGTCCACGTCATCCTCATCGAGCCCAGTAACTTTGTGGCAGCCACCGGCATCCTGACGGCAGCTGGCATCGACCGGCAGGCCGAGGCTCTGTGGAGTGGGGCCACGGACACGGTGCGGGAGGACTACGGCAGCGAGTATTTCACTCGCCATGTGGCCATGATGAAGTCCTTCGTGAACAGTGGCCTGAAGGACATGTCTCTGGTCTTGAATGACATCACCGAAGCGCTGACGTCCCCGTGCCCGAAGAACCGTTATAACCCCATGGAGACCTACTGGTGGGTGAGGCTGCAGGTCATGACCCACCTGCCCACGGCCATTGCCGACTGGCTTTACATCCCCGGAGCCACCCTGTAG
- the APOD gene encoding apolipoprotein D yields the protein MLGTAVRLSVLLSLFNIGKGQIFHVGPCPDPSVQEEFDINKYLGKWYEIEKLPSTFEKGSCVQANYSLKENGKFKVINKEMLANGKINEAEGEIMHMDVKQPAKLGVRFNWFMPAAPYWVISTDYENYSLVYSCTNILWLFHMDYAWILSRAPEMHPETVEHLKSVLQSYKIDTEKMMTTDQANCPAEM from the exons atgctgggcacagcagtgcGGCTCTCGGTCCTGCTCAGCCTCTTCAACATTGGGAAAGGCCAGATATTTCATGTGGGACCATGCCCAGATCCATCAGTTCAAGAAGAATTTGATATCAACAAG TATTTGGGGAAATGGTACGAGATAGAGAAGCTGCCCTCAACTTTTGAGAAAGGAAGCTGCGTCCAGGCAAATTACTCATTGAAGGAGAACGGGAAGTTCAAGGTGATCAACAAGGAGATGCT TGCCAATGGCAAAATCAATGAAGCTGAAGGAGAAATCATGCACATGGATGTAAAGCAGCCGGCCAAGCTGGGTGTCCGCTTTAACTGGT TTATGCCTGCTGCCCCTTACTGGGTCATTTCCACCGACTATGAAAACTACTCTCTGGTTTACTCCTGCACTAACATCCTCTGGCTCTTCCACATGGACTATGCCTGGATTCTGTCAAGAGCTCCTGAAATGCACCCAGAAACCGTGGAGCACCTGAAGAGTGTTCTCCAGTCCTACAAGATTGACACCGAGAAAATGATGACCACTGATCAAGCCAACTGCCCTGCTGAGATGTAA